A genomic segment from Salvia splendens isolate huo1 chromosome 13, SspV2, whole genome shotgun sequence encodes:
- the LOC121761559 gene encoding uncharacterized protein LOC121761559: protein MFGKDTRLLQKFAIKILSLTCSASGCERNWSVFEQIHTKKRNRLEHKRMQDLVYVKYNQKLHDRNKLSATDEFDPIILDDIDECNEWLVGELDDDDDDIDGGNHLVHDDDDTLDWNMVYKASGVGEPRTYTRSKKRKESSTSSSSCLRVSKKKEPIIPRKGKGKGKRKRLALVDEESEEEEFEDNVSGDQEDEAMEGEDEMDADDSDDDELEDYVELDD from the exons ATGTTTGGGAAAGACACTAGGCTTTTGCAAAAGTTTGCAATCAAAATCTTAAGCTTGACATGTAGCGCTTCCGGTTGTGAGCGCAATTGGAGTGTCTTTGAGCAG attCATACAAAAAAGAGAAATAGGCTCGAGCATAAGAGGATGCAAGATTTGGTTTATGTGAAATATAACCAAAAATTGCATGATAGGAACAAGCTTAGTGCAACCGATGAATTTGATCCTATTATTCTCGATGATATTGATGAGTGCAATGAGTGGCTAGTTGGGGAgttggatgatgatgatgatgatattgatgGTGGTAATCATTTGGTTCATGATGACGATGATACACTTGATTGGAACATGGTGTATAAGGCTTCGGGTGTTGGAGAGCCTAGGACATATACTAGGTCAAAGAAGAGGAAAGAATCTTCTACATCTAGTTCAAGTTGTCTTAGAGTTTCTAAGAAAAAAGAACCTATCATACCTagaaaagggaaagggaaagggaaaaggaaaaggctTGCGCTTGTAGATGAAGAATCGGAAGAGGAAGAATTTGAGGATAATGTAAGTGGAGATCAAGAGGATGAAGCAATGGAGGGTGAAGATGAAATGGATGCCGATGATAGTGATGATGATGAGCTAGAAGACTATGTTGAGCTTGATGATTGA